Proteins encoded in a region of the Anopheles aquasalis chromosome 2, idAnoAquaMG_Q_19, whole genome shotgun sequence genome:
- the LOC126569289 gene encoding probable GDP-L-fucose synthase gives MSEKVVLVTGGTGLIGRAIETVINEEKPADERWLFVGSKEADLTDLESTRRMFEKYRPTHVVHLAAMVGGLFHNMSNNLDFLRKNMFINDNILLLSHELGVKKVVSCLSTCIFPDVTTYPIDETMIHNGPPHQSNFGYSYAKRLIDITNRAYNQQYGDLFTSVVPCNVFGPHDNFTPGVSHVIPGMIHRMHELIYLKNPEQPQEEKVFSVYGTGKPLRQFIYSLDLAKLFIWVLRHYDSVEPIILSVDEAAEVSIAQLAESLVKAFDFKGKLEFDTSKADGQYKKTASNAKLRRLLPEFRFTEFDTAIKDSVKWYIDNYEHARK, from the exons ATGAGTGAAAAAGTGGTGCTAGTAACGGGAGGAACTGGGCTGATCGGTCGGGCTATCGAAACCGTGATCAACGAGGAAAAGCCGGCTGATGAACGCTGGCTGTTTGTTGGCTCGAAGGAGGCCGACTTGAC TGATCTGGAATCGACGCGCCGcatgtttgaaaaataccGGCCAACGCACGTGGTGCACCTGGCGGCGATGGTTGGCGGACTGTTCCACAACATGAGCAACAACCTCGACTTCCTCCGGAAAAACATGTTCATCAATGATAATATTCTGCTGCTTAGCCACGAGCTGGGAGTGAAGAAGGTGGTATCGTGTTTGTCGACCTGCATCTTTCCCGATGTCACCACTTACCCGATCGACGAAACAATG ATTCACAACGGACCACCGCACCAGTCCAACTTTGGTTACAGCTACGCCAAGCGATTGATCGATATTACGAACCGTGCCTACAATCAACAGTACGGCGACCTCTTTACCTCTGTAGTGCCTTGCAACGTGTTTGGACCGCACGATAACTTCACCCCGGGCGTGAGCCATGTTATACCGGGCATGATACACCGTATGCATGAGCTGATCTACCTTAAAAACCCCGAA CAACCTCAAGAGGAGAAAGTGTTTTCCGTGTACGGAACGGGCAAACCACTGCGCCAGTTCATCTACTCGCTCGATCTTGCCAAACTGTTCATCTGGGTACTGCGGCACTACGACAGCGTGGAACCGATCATTCTCTCCGTGGACGAAGCAGCCGAAGTGTCGATCGCCCAGCTGGCCGAATCCCTCGTGAAGGCATTCGATTTCAAAGGAAAGCTTGAGTTCGATACGAGCAAAGCCGATGGCCAGTACAAGAAGACGGCATCGAATGCGAAACTGCGTCGGCTGCTGCCCGAGTTCCGCTTTACCGAATTCGATACCGCCATCAAGGACTCCGTCAAATGGTACATCGATAATTACGAGCATGCCAGGAAATGA
- the LOC126569284 gene encoding inactive serine protease scarface isoform X3, translated as MNHRTRALVVGLLCIAAGGLASAQLNQNYRPEFFSPGQGFQSVSAQISNTNYGGTTVTRTQENINGRTDTRTLTTGTNTSPFFKLTKTTSPQNIPEGYDYPVPATIPCYEPNKICTPNQYCNGGFVEESQLSLFQATSESCNSQTEQCCWIRPTPATRCPDDSYVCVAASLCNNGLLNFDAQNAISTRQPSGECYAPEVCCKQQSLLSQSTVLTNEGYVVKVPENQYLPPEGQNTDTNIQTAPPPPPPTTPRPPPTTTRYVPPPTTTRYVPPPTTTRYVPPPTTTRYVPPPTTTRYFPPPTTSTRAPFQAEEYIPPREEVPSPSNDDPNKIRPPQDEIPNPANDTPVVLRPTTQRPFQPPPPQGPAAPAPLPPVGCSAAMNCTEEEYCSSTGVISKTPVQLTEEQKLFRVPVTPCRNLERGFTGVCCRDPDYVDPWPVGQLGQYNPEILGAAFDDGSYKPNGGNGGNGNGNGNGRRPGEPIQASPSQVTSTQSFAPNSFVSQTAVTRPKAPFQDRGVTAAASFQSTTAQRVNVPSVPSGLQFTNSGNTRFRPYQNQRSETSTQQCAPRNYNTQPRGAGPLGTGFGEFPWQAMVLLETNKTLLCGGAIISDNTVVTAANCVYGLNPRTIQIKGGEWRLGVDAEPKTFQIVRVKDIVYHPAYNPTNLNYDVAMLVLEDRLRFDTHIGAICLDENDVVPSASYENCVTTGWGKEVLRIHIQNALMQQMSISLLSEAESQSQLLANGFAPESHICGRPSADACEVDVGSALACADTSGTYYLKGVYSADNGCNRADQIVSFSNIDVQWIKQALKNPKQFITPVPNYQTAANSPQVTRVQLQSTQGPGVYSNKYLPPY; from the exons CTAATTACGGTGGCACGACTGTGACCAGGACGCAGGAGAACATCAATGGCCGAACGGATACCAGGACGCTCACCACCGGTACCAACACTTCGCCGTTCTTCAAGCTAACGAAGACGACCTCGCCGCAAAACATTCCGGAGGGTTACGACTATCCGGTTCCGGCGACGATTCCGTGCTACGAACCGAACAAGATCTGTACCCCGAACCAGTACTGTAACGGTGGTTTCGTCGAGGAGTCGCAGCTGTCGCTGTTCCAAGCCACTTCAGAG AGCTGCAACTCGCAAACCGAACAGTGCTGCTGGATTCGACCGACACCGGCCACGCGCTGCCCGGACGACAGCTACGTGTGCGTGGCGGCCAGCTTATGCAACAACGGGCTGTTGAACTTCGACGCCCAGAATGCCATCTCCACCCGACAACCG TCTGGTGAGTGTTACGCGCCGGAAGTGTGCTGCAAGCAGCAGTCGCTGCTGTCCCAGTCGACCGTCCTGACCAACGAGGGTTACGTCGTTAAGGTACCGGAAAATCAGTACCTCCCACCGGAGGGTCAGAACACCGACACGAACATTCAAACtgcacccccaccaccaccacccaccacacctcgcccaccacccaccacgacACGTTACgtgccaccacccaccaccacccggtatGTGccgccacccaccaccacccgctatgtaccgccaccgaccaccacccggtacgtgccgccaccgacgacgacccgCTACTTCCCACCgccgaccaccagcacgcgCGCACCGTTCCAAGCGGAAGAGTACATTCCCCCACGGGAGGAGGTGCCATCACCGTCCAACGATGACCCTAACAAGATCAGACCTCCACAGGACGAGATCCCGAACCCGGCCAACGATACACCGGTCGTGCTGCGACCGACGACCCAGCGTCCCTtccagccgccaccaccacaaggcCCAGCGGCTCCGGCCCCACTACCCCCCGTCGGCTGTTCGGCCGCCATGAACTGTACGGAGGAAGAGTACTGCTCGTCCACCGGCGTCATCTCGAAGACTCCGGTTCAGCTGACGGAGGAACAGAAGCTGTTCCGTGTGCCGGTCACTCCCTGCCGTAATCTCGAGCGTGGCTTTACCGGTGTGTGCTGCCGTGATCCGGATTACGTCGATCCGTGGCCAGTCGGTCAGTTGGGACAGTACAATCCGGAGATTCTCGGTGCCGCCTTCGATGATGGTTCGTACAAACCGAACGGTGGTAATGGGGGAAACGGTAACGGTAATGGCAATGGACGGCGCCCCGGCGAACCGATTCAGGCTTCACCGTCGCAGGTCACCTCGACACAATCGTTCGCTCCGAACTCGTTCGTCAGCCAGACGGCTGTAACGCGTCCGAAGGCACCGTTCCAGGATCGCGGTGTTACGGCGGCCGCTTCGTTCCAATCGACCACGGCACAGCGTGTCAACGTGCCATCGGTACCATCCGGGCTTCAGTTCACCAACAGTGGTAACACGCGCTTCCGGCCGTACCAGAACCAGCGCTCGGAAACGAGCACACAGCAGTGCGCACCGAGAAACTAT AACACGCAACCACGTGGCGCCGGACCGCTCGGAACTGGTTTCGGTGAGTTCCCGTGGcaggcgatggtgctgctggagacgAACAAGACGCTGCTGTGCGGTGGTGCCATCATCTCGGACAATACCGTCGTAACGGCCGCCAACTGTGTCTACGG ACTGAACCCACGAACGATTCAGATCAAGGGCGGCGAGTGGCGCCTGGGCGTGGATGCGGAACCAAAGACCTTCCAGATCGTGCGCGTCAAGGATATCGTGTACCATCCGGCCTACAACCCGACCAATCTGAACTACGATGTcgccatgctggtgctggaggatcGCCTGCGCTTCGATACGCACATCGGTGCGATCTGCCTGGACGAGAACGATGTGGTGCCGAGTGCCTCGTACGAAAACTGTGTGACCACCGGTTGGGGCAAGGAAGTGCTGCGAA TTCACATCCAGAATGCTCTGATGCAGCAGATGTCCATCTCGCTGCTGTCGGAAGCGGAAAGCCAGAGCCAGCTGTTGGCCAATGGATTTGCCCCGGAATCGCACATCTGTGGACGTCCGTCGGCGGACGCGTGCGAGGTTGATGTTGGTAGTGCGCTGGCATGCGCGGATACGAGCGGTACCTACTACCTGAAGGGCGTGTACTCGGCCGACAATGGTTGCAACCGGGCGGATCAGATCGTTTCGTTCTCGAACATTGATGTGCAGTGGATTAAGCAGGCACTGAAGAACCCGAAACAGTTCATTACACCGGTTCCGAACTACCAGACGGCGGCCAACAGTCCGCAGGTGACGCGAGTGCAGCTACAGTCCACCCAGGGTCCGGGTGTGTACAGCAACAAGTATCTTCCACCGTATTAA